One Mercurialis annua linkage group LG3, ddMerAnnu1.2, whole genome shotgun sequence DNA window includes the following coding sequences:
- the LOC130015281 gene encoding uncharacterized protein LOC130015281, translated as MSLCFSWLYKVRFSSSLRILNERSILHSDKRNFCNMLDEVEHKKKEDYPNDKGEVEGGSRDKSLEGYIKSDRTKHIPPKFFSYTQELIKNQEVNIQYVQSNDNSSDLFIKALPTSIFRTHFDFRAMNIKFLNDQKDCKHKLLKNLPSHVHEKSDMFMA; from the exons ATGTCGCTTTGTTTTTCTTGGCTCTATAAAGTTCGTTTTTCTTCGTCACTACGGATTTTAAACGAGAGATCTATTTTACACAGTGATAAAAGGAACTTTTGCAATATGTTAGATGAAGTTGAAcataaaaagaaagaagatTATCCAAATGATAAAGGTGAAGTTGAAGGTGGTTCCCGTGATAAAAGTTTA GAAGGGTACATCAAGAGTGACAGAACTAAACATATACCTCCAAAATTCTTTTCATACACTCAAGAACTTATAAAGAATCAAGAAGTTAACATCCAGTATGTTCAATCAAATGATAATTCATCTGATCTCTTCATCAAGGCACTTCCTACATCAATATTTAGAACACAT TTTGATTTTAGAGCTATGAATATTAAATTCCTAAATGATCAAAAGGATTGCAAACataagcttttgaaaaatttaccAAGTCATGTTCATGAAAAATCAGACATGTTCATGGCATAG
- the LOC126672816 gene encoding uncharacterized protein LOC126672816, producing MPPPVVFHPFRGHYYYAGSSSAPPPFSSGPPSSSGQFYGDSAHHYFEGPCSYPVPPGPSSPFVPPPPAYVPPTVPPFQVQWDQPTQGTQDFPASQGLPQTPGTTDFLSYGSSWLGLDSMEAMMFRQQGEFVTPPPATTSTAIPQDQQGDDGADDEDADAGEGDGDGRPGRRYLTISTGRRANRNRNNLRSNLPVTSRYDDRTPR from the coding sequence ATGCCTCCCCCAGTGGTTTTTCATCCTTTCAGAGGGCATTACTATTACGCGGGGTCCAGCTCTGCACCGCCACCCTTTTCATCGggtcctccttcttcttctggCCAGTTTTACGGGGATTCGGCACATCACTATTTTGAGGGGCCGTGTTCATATCCAGTGCCACCAGGACCTTCTTCGCCTTTTGTTCCACCGCCGCCTGCTTATGTACCACCTACGGTGCCTCCTTTTCAGGTGCAGTGGGATCAGCCTACACAGGGTACACAGGACTTTCCAGCTTCACAGGGACTTCCACAGACACCTGGGACTACAGACTTTCTGTCATATGGTAGCAGTTGGTTAGGTCTAGACAGCATGGAGGCGATGATGTTCCGCCAACAAGGAGAATTTGTTACCCCGCCACCAGCAACGACGAGTACGGCCATTCCCCAGGACCAGCAGGGTGACGACGGAGCCGACGACGAGGACGCCGATGCAGGAGAGGGAGATGGTGATGGTCGCCCAGGTCGACGTTACCTCACCATCAGTACAGGCCGTCGGGCGAACCGTAACAGAAACAACTTGCGCTCGAACCTCCCGGTAACTAGCAGATATGACGATAGGACTCCTAGGTGA
- the LOC126672817 gene encoding uncharacterized protein LOC126672817, producing MSNLTKLEFTALDVSGKNYLSWILDAKINLQASDHEDIIKKGNTASTQDRAKVMIFLRHHLDKRLKNEYLSKYNPLVLCKSLKERFDHQKTVILPKARYDWMHLRLQDFKSVSEYNSAVFRISLKLKLCGETITDEDLLENTFSTFHASNVVLQQQYREKGFKKYSELISCVLVAEQNNEFLMKNHAARPTYSAPFPEVNASAYRSPRGHGYGRGGNNYKHVGYNDSFKHKNHHEKWD from the coding sequence AtgtcaaaccttacaaaacttGAATTTACGGCACTTGATGTATCTGGGAAAAATTATTTGTCATGGATACTAGATGCAAAAATAAATCTGCAAGCCTCTGATCATGAGGACATTATTAAAAAGGGAAATACGGCCTCTACTCAAGATCGTGCAAAAGTAATGATCTTCCTTCGTCATCATCTtgataaaagattaaaaaatgaataccTCAGTAAATATAATCCACTTGTTCTCtgcaaaagtttaaaagaacGCTTCGACCACCAGAAGACTGTAATTCTTCCAAAAGCTCGTTATGACTGGATGCATTTAAGATTGCAGGATTTTAAAAGTGTTAGTGAATACAACTCTGCAGTATTCCGAATTAGTTTAAAGCTAAAATTGTGTGGAGAAACAATTACTGATGAAGATTTATTAGAAAACACATTCTCCACTTTTCATGCATCTAATGTGGTACTCCAACAGCAGTATCGTGAGAAAGGCTTTAAGAAATATTCAGAGCTAATTTCTTGCGTTCTAGTGGCTGAGCAGAATAACGAgtttttaatgaaaaatcatGCGGCACGACCCACTTATTCTGCTCCATTTCCTGAAGTAAATGCGAGCGCATATAGATCTCCTCGTGGTCATGGTTATGGTCGAGGTGGAAATAATTATAAACATGTCGGTTATAATGACTCCTTTAAGCATAAGAATCACCATGAGAAGTGGGATTAA